A portion of the Cryptomeria japonica chromosome 5, Sugi_1.0, whole genome shotgun sequence genome contains these proteins:
- the LOC131875850 gene encoding arabinogalactan protein 1-like yields the protein MVVLKNRSQLAPSPTSLVCSPVATARPSPPAVSTGRGQGATAASLAKPTTPEPPMHLPLSAGTSGATPAPPPRLPPPAPAPGHTEDQGPPFFKPLRAIRAHLGLFGGVLQNWA from the coding sequence atgGTTGTTTTGAAAAACCGATCGCAGCTAGCTCCGAGCCCCACGTCGCTAGTGTGCAGCCCGGTGGCCACTGCCCGGCCATCGCCACCGGCTGTTTCCACCGGCCGCGGCCAGGGAGCCACCGCTGCGTCGTTGGCGAAGCCCACCACCCCTGAGCCACCCATGCACCTCCCGCTCTCCGCCGGAACTAGTGGCGCCACCCCTGCACCGCCCCCACGCCTCCCACCCCCTGCGCCAGCTCCTGGTCACACAGAGGACCAAGGGCCtcctttttttaagcccttgagggctataaGGGCCCATCTAGGCCTTTTTGGAGGTGTTTTACAAAATTGGGCATAA